In one Halomarina ordinaria genomic region, the following are encoded:
- a CDS encoding CaiB/BaiF CoA transferase family protein: MSEGPLGDLRVVEMTGHRAGPFCGALLADMGADVVKIERPGVGDPSRSQGVGPDGKSGYFMANNRNKRSVTLDLKTDAGTDAALSLLAEADVFVENFGYGVTDKLGIGYDDVTSLNPDIVYASIKGYGETGPLREKPGLDLILQAEGGIMSVTGPEGGDPVKVGQAIGDLTTGMFAAIGILARLYERDRVAEDFTGKFDVGLFDSIVVLMNEYLTNYSMTGEVPGPQGTTHQTLVPYQVFETADGYVVTGVPSDDRWGDFVDMLGREELRDYPTNDDRQANEETVTGIIQEEFAGEPTDHWLDRLTEYGFPNGPINDVADIADHEQSRARNLVVEHDDPDWGSCLLPGHPVNFPDYDATVRTPAPRLGEHTDEVFAEVAGDQTSLDEWTTDGAFGDRSP, translated from the coding sequence ATGAGTGAGGGCCCGCTCGGCGACCTCCGGGTCGTCGAGATGACCGGCCACCGCGCCGGCCCGTTCTGCGGCGCGCTGCTCGCCGACATGGGCGCCGACGTCGTCAAGATAGAGCGCCCCGGCGTGGGCGACCCCTCCCGGAGCCAGGGGGTCGGCCCCGACGGCAAGTCCGGCTACTTCATGGCGAACAACCGGAACAAACGCTCGGTCACGCTCGACCTCAAGACCGACGCCGGCACCGACGCCGCGCTCTCCCTGCTGGCCGAGGCGGACGTCTTCGTCGAGAACTTCGGCTACGGCGTCACCGACAAACTCGGCATCGGCTACGACGACGTCACCTCGCTGAACCCGGACATCGTCTACGCCAGTATCAAGGGCTACGGCGAGACCGGTCCGCTGCGCGAGAAGCCCGGCCTCGACCTCATCCTCCAGGCGGAGGGCGGCATCATGAGCGTCACCGGGCCGGAGGGCGGCGACCCCGTGAAGGTCGGGCAGGCCATCGGCGACCTCACGACGGGGATGTTCGCGGCTATCGGTATCCTCGCACGGCTCTACGAGCGCGACCGGGTCGCAGAGGACTTCACCGGCAAGTTCGACGTCGGCCTGTTCGACTCCATCGTCGTCCTCATGAACGAGTACCTGACGAACTACTCGATGACCGGCGAGGTCCCCGGTCCCCAGGGGACGACCCACCAGACGCTCGTCCCGTACCAGGTGTTCGAGACGGCCGACGGCTACGTCGTCACGGGCGTCCCGAGCGACGACCGCTGGGGCGACTTCGTCGACATGCTCGGCCGCGAGGAGCTACGCGACTACCCGACGAACGACGACCGCCAGGCCAACGAGGAGACGGTCACGGGAATCATCCAGGAGGAGTTCGCGGGGGAGCCGACCGACCACTGGCTCGACCGGCTCACGGAGTACGGCTTCCCCAACGGCCCCATCAACGACGTGGCCGACATCGCGGACCACGAACAGAGCCGCGCCCGGAACCTCGTCGTCGAACACGACGACCCGGACTGGGGGTCGTGTCTCCTGCCCGGCCACCCCGTCAACTTCCCGGACTACGACGCGACGGTCCGGACGCCCGCCCCCCGACTGGGCGAGCACACCGACGAGGTGTTCGCCGAGGTGGCCGGCGACCAGACGAGCCTCGACGAGTGGACGACCGACGGCGCGTTCGGCGACCGCTCGCCCTGA
- a CDS encoding enoyl-CoA hydratase/isomerase family protein — translation MARYSAYESITVDVEDGVATLEFHRPEVYNALNDDVMHDVTRAFDEIQLDRSIDVVVLTGEGEKAFSAGADITEYAGTPEEHDPRQRDRQDLFYDMYRKTRECHAPVIAKINGYCVGGGLILAMYCDLRVAVEDAKFGVPTANIGQIPTGGSNRRAIELVGEAKAKELVYTAGFIDADEAERIGLVNHAVPREDLDATVQSIIDGIQDTGRLAVKNSKRALNQAAQAPDEATAREFEADLWWEQFATEERERLVDEFNEGDE, via the coding sequence ATGGCACGCTACTCGGCCTACGAGAGTATCACCGTCGACGTCGAAGACGGTGTCGCGACCCTCGAGTTCCACCGCCCGGAGGTGTACAACGCCCTGAACGACGACGTCATGCACGACGTCACCCGGGCGTTCGACGAGATTCAACTCGACCGCTCCATCGACGTCGTCGTCCTCACCGGGGAGGGGGAGAAGGCGTTCTCCGCCGGCGCCGACATCACGGAGTACGCGGGCACCCCCGAGGAACACGACCCCAGACAGCGCGACCGCCAGGACCTCTTCTACGACATGTACCGCAAGACGCGGGAGTGTCACGCGCCGGTCATCGCGAAGATCAACGGCTACTGCGTCGGCGGCGGCCTCATCCTCGCGATGTACTGCGACCTCCGCGTCGCCGTCGAGGACGCGAAGTTCGGCGTCCCCACCGCGAACATCGGCCAGATTCCCACCGGCGGGTCGAACCGCCGCGCCATCGAACTCGTCGGCGAGGCGAAGGCGAAGGAACTCGTCTACACCGCCGGGTTCATCGACGCCGACGAGGCCGAACGCATCGGCCTCGTCAACCACGCCGTCCCCCGCGAGGACCTCGACGCCACCGTCCAGAGCATCATCGACGGCATCCAGGACACCGGTCGCCTCGCGGTGAAGAACTCGAAGCGCGCGCTCAACCAGGCCGCACAGGCCCCCGACGAGGCGACCGCCCGCGAGTTCGAGGCCGACCTCTGGTGGGAGCAGTTCGCCACCGAGGAGCGCGAGCGCCTGGTCGACGAGTTCAACGAGGGCGATGAGTGA